Proteins found in one Pseudomonas marvdashtae genomic segment:
- a CDS encoding SDR family NAD(P)-dependent oxidoreductase translates to MQIDNKIFLVSGGASGLGAATGEMLVKAGAKVMLVDLNADAVAAQAQKLGCRSVVADISNEAAAEAAVKATVDAYGGLNGLVNCAGIVRGEKILGKNGPHALASFSQVINVNLIGSFNLLRLAAAAIAETEASADGERGVIINTASVAAFDGQIGQAAYAASKGAIASLTLPAARELARFGIRVMTIAPGIFETPMMAGMTPQVRDSLAAGVPFPPRLGKPAEYAALVRHIIENSMLNGEVIRLDGALRMAAK, encoded by the coding sequence ATGCAGATCGACAACAAGATTTTCCTCGTCAGCGGCGGCGCTTCCGGCCTCGGTGCGGCCACCGGTGAAATGCTGGTCAAGGCCGGCGCCAAGGTCATGCTGGTAGACCTCAACGCCGACGCCGTGGCCGCCCAGGCGCAAAAGCTCGGTTGCCGCAGCGTGGTGGCAGACATTAGCAACGAAGCCGCGGCCGAAGCGGCGGTCAAGGCCACCGTCGATGCGTACGGTGGACTGAATGGCCTGGTGAACTGCGCCGGTATCGTGCGCGGCGAGAAGATCCTCGGCAAGAACGGCCCGCATGCCCTGGCCAGCTTCAGCCAGGTGATCAACGTCAACCTGATCGGCAGCTTCAACCTGCTGCGCCTGGCGGCGGCGGCCATCGCCGAAACCGAGGCCAGCGCCGACGGCGAGCGCGGAGTGATCATCAATACCGCGTCGGTGGCAGCTTTTGACGGTCAGATTGGCCAAGCCGCCTACGCGGCATCCAAGGGCGCGATTGCCAGCCTGACCTTGCCCGCCGCTCGCGAACTGGCACGTTTCGGCATCCGCGTGATGACCATTGCCCCCGGCATTTTCGAGACCCCGATGATGGCCGGCATGACCCCGCAGGTGCGCGATTCCCTGGCCGCCGGCGTGCCGTTTCCGCCGCGCCTGGGCAAACCCGCCGAGTACGCCGCGCTGGTCCGGCATATCATTGAAAACAGCATGCTCAACGGTGAGGTGATCCGTCTCGACGGTGCCTTGCGCATGGCAGCCAAGTAG
- a CDS encoding AMP-binding protein, whose product MRDYSSATSQFDYLHTVNAALHGSLEALNACVECCDRHALPGRIALFWEGRDGSDATWTYRDLQDNAARFANFLRAQGVGKGDKVAGLLPRNAELLIVVLATWRIGAVYQPLFTAFGPKAIEHRLTSSGARVVVTDASNRPKLNEVADCPTIVTVGGDKGQGIVRGDFSFWAELANHSNQCEPLMLTGEDPFLLMFTSGTTGPAKALSVPLKAIVAFQNYMRDAVDLRPEDAFWNVADPGWAYGIYFGVTGPLALGHPITFYDGPFTLESTCRIINKYGITNLAGSPTAYRLLIAGGEQFARSIKGKLRIVSSAGEPLNPEVIRWFADNLNVVIHDHYGQTELGMVLCNHHGLEHPVHLGAAGFASPGHRIVVLDENHRELGVAQPGILAVDRSQSPMCWFAGYEGGPTKAFVGDYYLSGDTVELNPDGSISFVGRSDDVITTSGYRVGPFDVESALIEHPAVVEAAVIGKPDPERTELVKAFVVLSAQYRAAPELAEELRQHVRQRLAAHAYPREIEFVSDLPKTPSGKLQRFILRNQEIAKAQEAMAKNVSA is encoded by the coding sequence ATGCGCGATTACTCGTCCGCCACCTCGCAGTTCGATTACCTGCACACCGTCAATGCCGCCTTGCACGGCTCGCTCGAAGCGCTCAATGCCTGCGTCGAATGTTGCGATCGCCACGCGTTGCCGGGGCGCATCGCCTTGTTCTGGGAGGGCCGTGACGGCAGCGACGCGACCTGGACTTACCGCGACCTGCAGGACAACGCCGCGCGTTTCGCCAATTTCCTTCGAGCCCAGGGCGTGGGCAAGGGCGACAAGGTCGCCGGCCTGTTGCCGCGCAATGCGGAACTGTTGATCGTGGTGCTCGCCACCTGGCGTATCGGCGCGGTGTACCAGCCGCTGTTCACCGCGTTCGGCCCCAAGGCCATCGAGCACCGGCTGACCAGCTCGGGCGCGCGAGTGGTGGTGACCGACGCCAGCAACCGGCCCAAGCTCAATGAGGTTGCCGACTGCCCAACCATCGTCACGGTCGGCGGCGACAAGGGCCAGGGCATTGTTCGCGGCGACTTCAGTTTCTGGGCCGAACTGGCCAACCACTCAAACCAGTGCGAACCGCTGATGCTGACCGGCGAGGATCCGTTCCTGCTGATGTTCACCTCCGGCACCACGGGGCCGGCCAAGGCGCTGTCGGTGCCGCTCAAGGCCATCGTCGCGTTTCAGAACTACATGCGTGACGCCGTGGACCTGCGGCCCGAGGACGCGTTCTGGAACGTCGCCGACCCGGGCTGGGCCTATGGCATTTATTTCGGCGTGACCGGGCCACTGGCGCTGGGACATCCGATCACGTTCTACGACGGTCCGTTCACCCTGGAAAGCACCTGCCGGATCATAAACAAGTACGGCATCACCAATCTGGCTGGCTCGCCTACGGCTTATCGCCTGCTGATCGCTGGCGGCGAGCAGTTCGCCCGGTCGATCAAGGGCAAGCTGCGCATCGTCAGCAGCGCCGGTGAGCCGCTGAACCCGGAAGTGATCCGCTGGTTCGCCGACAACCTGAACGTGGTCATTCACGATCATTACGGCCAGACCGAATTGGGCATGGTCCTGTGCAATCACCATGGTCTGGAGCATCCGGTGCACCTCGGTGCTGCCGGTTTTGCCTCGCCAGGCCATCGGATCGTGGTGCTGGACGAAAATCACCGGGAATTGGGCGTTGCCCAGCCCGGTATTCTCGCTGTCGACCGCAGCCAGTCGCCCATGTGCTGGTTCGCCGGTTATGAAGGCGGACCGACCAAGGCCTTCGTCGGCGATTACTACCTGAGCGGCGATACCGTTGAGCTCAACCCCGACGGCAGCATCAGCTTCGTGGGGCGCAGCGACGACGTGATTACCACCTCCGGTTACCGCGTCGGTCCGTTCGACGTCGAAAGCGCGCTGATCGAGCATCCGGCCGTTGTCGAGGCCGCCGTGATTGGCAAACCGGACCCTGAACGCACCGAGCTGGTGAAAGCTTTCGTGGTGCTCAGCGCCCAATACCGCGCCGCGCCGGAGCTGGCCGAGGAGTTGCGCCAGCACGTGCGCCAGCGCCTGGCGGCCCATGCCTATCCCCGCGAAATCGAATTTGTCAGCGACTTGCCGAAAACCCCAAGCGGCAAATTGCAGCGCTTTATCTTGCGCAACCAGGAAATCGCCAAGGCTCAAGAGGCAATGGCGAAGAACGTTTCAGCTTGA